One window of the Crassaminicella thermophila genome contains the following:
- the eutA gene encoding ethanolamine ammonia-lyase reactivating factor EutA, whose product MQDILSVGIDIGTSTTQLVFSKITIQNIASMAAVPRVKIVDKEVIYRSSIYFTPLKTSTEIDVVKVRDIIEKEYNKAKIIPKDVDSGAVIITGETARKENAKEVLKILSGLAGDFVVATAGPDLEAIIAGKGANASKESKDKACVVANLDIGGGTTNIAIFKNGDVIDTSCLDIGGRLIRVNKDTLEVLYASYKIKKLAESIGLEIYEGKKLSLAQLEKISIRMGEILEEALGVRDKSQELDLMVTNHDLRRDYYIDYISFSGGIADCIYTQYTEDLFKFEDIGILLGKSIKNGNLLKQKEILKATETIRATVIGAGLHTTNISGSTITFSEKVLPLKNIPILKLTEDDELLTFDRLSSVIADKLKWFRLDNDNQQVALAFKGMKNASFETIQNMSKCIIKGMEEMLELDIPLVVIIENDMAKVLGQTLKKQLKFKKDVVCIDSVKVESGDYIDIGNSLANGKVVPVIVKTLLFSY is encoded by the coding sequence GTGCAAGATATACTTAGTGTTGGGATTGATATAGGGACATCTACAACCCAATTAGTCTTTAGTAAAATAACAATTCAAAATATAGCTTCTATGGCAGCAGTACCTAGAGTGAAAATCGTAGATAAAGAGGTGATCTATAGGAGTAGTATATACTTTACTCCATTGAAAACATCAACAGAAATCGATGTAGTAAAGGTTAGAGATATTATAGAAAAAGAATATAATAAAGCGAAGATTATACCTAAAGATGTTGATTCTGGAGCAGTGATTATAACAGGAGAAACAGCTAGAAAAGAAAATGCTAAAGAAGTATTAAAAATATTAAGTGGATTAGCTGGAGATTTTGTTGTAGCAACAGCTGGACCAGACTTAGAAGCTATTATTGCGGGAAAGGGTGCTAATGCATCAAAAGAATCAAAAGATAAAGCCTGTGTAGTTGCAAATCTTGATATAGGTGGAGGTACGACGAATATAGCTATTTTTAAAAATGGAGATGTTATAGATACGTCTTGTTTAGATATAGGAGGAAGATTAATTCGAGTAAATAAAGATACGCTTGAAGTACTTTATGCATCATATAAGATAAAAAAACTAGCTGAAAGTATAGGTTTAGAAATTTATGAAGGCAAAAAATTAAGTTTAGCTCAACTAGAAAAGATATCTATTAGAATGGGAGAAATATTAGAAGAAGCTCTAGGAGTTAGAGATAAGTCACAAGAGTTAGACTTAATGGTTACGAATCATGATTTAAGAAGGGATTATTATATTGATTATATTTCATTTTCAGGAGGCATAGCAGATTGTATATATACACAGTATACAGAGGACTTGTTTAAATTTGAAGATATAGGTATTTTGCTTGGAAAATCTATAAAAAATGGAAACTTACTAAAACAAAAAGAAATACTAAAAGCTACTGAAACAATAAGAGCTACAGTAATAGGAGCTGGATTGCATACAACAAATATTAGTGGTAGTACTATTACTTTTTCTGAAAAGGTATTACCGTTAAAAAATATACCTATATTAAAACTTACAGAAGATGATGAACTATTAACATTTGATAGATTAAGCAGTGTGATAGCTGATAAATTAAAGTGGTTTAGATTAGATAATGACAATCAACAAGTAGCATTAGCTTTTAAGGGCATGAAAAATGCGAGTTTTGAAACCATACAAAATATGTCTAAATGTATTATAAAAGGAATGGAAGAAATGCTTGAATTAGATATTCCATTAGTTGTAATTATTGAGAATGATATGGCTAAAGTATTAGGTCAAACATTAAAGAAGCAGCTTAAATTTAAAAAAGACGTTGTTTGTATAGATTCGGTAAAAGTTGAAAGTGGAGATTATATTGATATTGGAAATTCTTTGGCTAATGGGAAAGTTGTTCCAGTAATAGTAAAAACACTATTATTTAGTTATTAG